In bacterium, a single genomic region encodes these proteins:
- a CDS encoding peptidase M28 has product MTRRIRTLLSVTMLVCGAAPAAGQTWAVDDPVLKQIWKLGMEESQAERIAQPLLDSIGPRLTGSPAMKAANDWAVKLLQSWGIEAYNEQYGTWRGWRRGITHIDLIAPRVRTLEGTMLAWSPGTNGRKVQAPVVVPPVGGDSAALEAWLKTVRGKFVAISFPQPTCRPDAHYEEYGTPGALERLQQARREAEEAFRRSVPQGRDFHLRLEEAGVAGILTSNWSRDLGVNKVFFTETKRTPVLDLSCEDYGLVYRLAQYGQGPVLRLEADAEFLGEVPVYNTIGVIRGTELPDEYVLLSAHFDSWDSASGATDNGTGVTTMLEAMRILKQAYPRPKRTIMVALWGGEEQGLNGSRRFAEMHPEVVEGLQALFNQDNGTGRVVNISMQGLVDAGAHFGRWLARIPVEITRHIELQIPGAPGGGGSDYASFICAGAPAFNLSSLSWGYGTVTWHTNRDTYDKIVFEEIRNNATLTAMLAYLASEDPERVSRARRVLPPAQVASQRGGQRGPGVPSEWPTCRPGAQRYGS; this is encoded by the coding sequence ATGACGCGCAGGATACGGACGCTGCTCTCAGTGACGATGCTGGTGTGCGGCGCCGCGCCGGCCGCCGGTCAGACCTGGGCGGTCGATGACCCGGTGCTGAAGCAGATCTGGAAGCTGGGGATGGAGGAGTCGCAGGCGGAGCGGATCGCGCAGCCGCTCCTGGACTCGATCGGCCCGCGGCTGACGGGGTCCCCGGCGATGAAGGCGGCGAACGACTGGGCCGTCAAGCTGCTGCAGAGCTGGGGCATCGAGGCGTACAACGAGCAGTACGGCACGTGGCGGGGCTGGCGGCGTGGCATCACGCACATTGACCTGATCGCGCCGCGGGTCCGGACGCTCGAGGGGACGATGCTCGCGTGGAGTCCGGGCACGAACGGCCGGAAGGTGCAGGCGCCGGTCGTCGTCCCGCCGGTGGGTGGCGACTCGGCCGCGCTGGAGGCGTGGCTGAAGACGGTGCGGGGCAAGTTCGTCGCGATCTCGTTCCCGCAGCCGACCTGCCGCCCCGATGCGCACTACGAGGAGTACGGGACGCCGGGGGCGCTGGAGCGGCTCCAGCAGGCGCGGCGGGAGGCGGAGGAGGCCTTCCGGCGTTCGGTGCCGCAGGGTCGGGACTTCCATCTCCGGCTGGAGGAAGCCGGCGTCGCGGGCATCCTGACGTCCAACTGGTCGCGGGACCTGGGCGTGAACAAGGTCTTCTTCACGGAGACGAAGCGTACGCCGGTCCTGGACCTGAGCTGCGAGGACTACGGGCTGGTCTACCGTCTGGCGCAATACGGTCAGGGGCCGGTGCTGCGGCTGGAGGCGGACGCGGAGTTCCTGGGCGAGGTGCCGGTGTACAACACGATCGGCGTGATCCGGGGCACCGAGCTGCCGGATGAGTACGTGCTGCTGTCCGCCCACTTCGACTCGTGGGACTCCGCCTCCGGCGCGACGGACAACGGCACGGGCGTCACGACGATGCTCGAGGCGATGCGGATCCTGAAGCAGGCCTACCCGCGGCCGAAGCGCACCATCATGGTGGCGCTGTGGGGCGGCGAGGAGCAGGGGCTGAACGGGTCGCGCCGGTTCGCCGAGATGCACCCGGAGGTGGTCGAGGGGCTCCAGGCGCTGTTCAACCAGGACAACGGCACGGGCCGCGTCGTCAACATCTCCATGCAGGGGCTCGTGGATGCCGGGGCCCACTTCGGCCGGTGGCTGGCGCGCATCCCCGTGGAGATCACGCGGCACATCGAGCTCCAGATCCCGGGCGCGCCCGGCGGCGGCGGCAGCGACTACGCGTCGTTCATCTGCGCGGGCGCGCCGGCGTTCAACCTGAGCTCGCTGTCCTGGGGCTACGGCACCGTCACGTGGCACACGAACCGGGACACGTACGACAAGATCGTCTTCGAGGAGATCCGGAACAACGCGACGCTGACGGCGATGCTGGCGTACCTCGCCTCGGAGGACCCGGAGCGCGTCTCGCGCGCGCGGCGGGTCCTGCCGCCGGCGCAGGTTGCCTCGCAGCGCGGCGGCCAGCGCGGCCCCGGCGTGCCCAGCGAGTGGCCGACGTGTAGGCCCGGCGCGCAGAGGTACGGCTCCTGA
- a CDS encoding 3-oxoacyl-ACP synthase, which produces MAVVVGTGRYLPASVLDNVEAARLAGVTEEWIVRRTGIRERRIAGPDEGTAALAARASERALAAAGIAGEELDLIIVATSTPDHLTPPTACEVQPALGAFGAACFDVEAGFAAWLYALVLADALLTAGRARTALVVGAEKLSTVADRTDPNTGPLFGDGAGAVVLEAERSAAQTVAHRPRLRVLSTTWWADGRLATALVRPGGGARRPFDEHVLAERGHLLRMEGTRLFRPAVRTMAAQAERALERAGIGKDDVALVIPHQANLRIIEAFGRELGVPAERVYVNIDRYGNTGAATVPAALDEAIESGRIAPGDRVLLVGFGAGATAGAAVLG; this is translated from the coding sequence TTGGCGGTGGTCGTGGGGACCGGACGCTACCTGCCGGCGTCCGTGCTGGACAACGTGGAAGCGGCTCGACTCGCCGGTGTCACCGAGGAGTGGATCGTTCGGCGCACGGGCATCCGCGAGCGGCGGATCGCAGGTCCCGACGAGGGCACGGCGGCGCTGGCGGCGCGTGCTTCGGAACGGGCTCTCGCGGCGGCGGGCATCGCGGGCGAGGAGCTCGACCTCATCATCGTCGCGACGTCGACCCCGGATCACCTGACGCCGCCGACGGCGTGCGAGGTGCAGCCTGCGCTGGGCGCGTTCGGCGCCGCGTGCTTCGACGTCGAGGCCGGGTTCGCCGCCTGGCTCTATGCGCTGGTCCTGGCCGACGCGCTGCTCACGGCCGGCCGGGCCCGCACTGCGCTGGTGGTCGGTGCGGAGAAGCTCTCGACCGTCGCGGACCGGACGGATCCGAACACCGGCCCGCTGTTCGGCGATGGAGCGGGTGCGGTGGTGCTGGAGGCGGAGCGGTCGGCAGCGCAGACCGTCGCGCATCGTCCGCGGCTCCGTGTGCTGAGCACGACGTGGTGGGCGGACGGGCGGCTGGCGACCGCGCTGGTGCGCCCCGGCGGCGGCGCGCGCCGGCCGTTCGACGAGCACGTTCTCGCGGAGCGCGGCCACCTGCTGCGCATGGAGGGCACGCGGCTGTTCCGCCCCGCGGTGCGCACGATGGCGGCGCAGGCGGAGCGGGCGCTGGAGCGCGCCGGCATCGGGAAGGACGACGTCGCCCTCGTCATCCCTCACCAGGCGAATCTCCGCATCATCGAAGCGTTCGGCCGTGAGCTGGGCGTGCCGGCCGAGCGCGTCTACGTGAACATCGACCGGTACGGCAACACGGGCGCCGCCACCGTCCCTGCGGCGCTGGACGAAGCGATCGAGAGCGGGCGGATCGCTCCGGGCGACCGCGTGCTGCTCGTCGGCTTCGGCGCGGGCGCGACCGCGGGCGCAGCGGTGCTCGGGTAG
- a CDS encoding NAD(P)-dependent oxidoreductase — protein MLITVTGSTGTIGSELVRLLSDAGVPTRAVLRDVRKARPVPGVVWAQADLSDERLLEPALAGTTRLFLLTGNEPGFGEIQRGVVRAAEALGVRHVVKLSALGASDHSNSSIAREHWWAEQALQQTAMGWTLLRPHAFMQNWLGEVAETVRAEGVIYSPIGDGRVPFIDARDIAEVALRVLLDPEPHAGKKYVLTGGEAVGYAEVAAALSEATGKEIRYQPITMEEARERLEARGTPPELVDAMLAIAAYQRAGGPTSTVSDTVERLLGRPPRTIRDFARDYAQAFKGT, from the coding sequence ATGCTGATCACCGTGACGGGCAGTACAGGCACCATCGGCTCCGAGTTGGTCCGTCTCCTCTCCGACGCCGGCGTCCCCACGCGCGCCGTGCTCCGCGATGTGCGCAAGGCGCGGCCAGTGCCTGGCGTCGTGTGGGCGCAGGCCGACCTCTCGGATGAACGGTTGCTCGAGCCGGCGCTGGCCGGGACGACGCGGCTGTTCCTGCTCACGGGCAACGAGCCGGGCTTCGGCGAGATCCAGAGGGGCGTGGTCCGGGCTGCGGAGGCGCTCGGCGTGCGCCACGTGGTCAAGCTCTCGGCCCTGGGCGCATCCGACCACTCGAACTCGAGCATCGCGCGCGAGCACTGGTGGGCCGAGCAGGCGCTCCAGCAGACGGCGATGGGGTGGACGCTCCTCCGTCCGCACGCGTTCATGCAGAACTGGCTGGGCGAGGTGGCGGAGACCGTGCGCGCGGAAGGGGTGATCTACTCGCCCATCGGCGACGGCCGCGTCCCGTTCATCGACGCGCGCGACATCGCGGAGGTGGCACTGCGGGTGCTGCTGGATCCGGAGCCGCACGCCGGCAAGAAGTACGTCCTCACGGGAGGCGAGGCGGTGGGCTACGCGGAGGTGGCGGCGGCGCTGTCCGAGGCGACGGGGAAGGAGATCCGTTACCAGCCCATCACGATGGAGGAAGCGCGGGAGCGGCTGGAGGCGCGCGGCACGCCGCCGGAGCTGGTGGACGCGATGCTCGCCATCGCCGCGTACCAGCGCGCCGGCGGGCCGACGTCCACGGTGTCCGACACCGTGGAGCGCCTCCTGGGCCGGCCGCCGCGCACGATCCGCGACTTCGCTCGAGACTACGCGCAGGCGTTCAAGGGAACGTAA
- a CDS encoding poly-gamma-glutamate biosynthesis protein yields MGTAGELTLFLCGDVMTGRGVDQVFARSCPPDLHEPSVRSALEYVALAERANGPIPRPVDHAYVWGDALAVLRDVQPAARIINLETAVTGNDEPDPKGINYRMHPANVGVLTAAGIDCCVLANNHVLDWGEAGLLETLDVLAAAGIAVAGAGRDAAAASAPALLDAPGGARILVLGLGAADSGIPWRWAARPSEPGVHLLRDYSDREVERIANVIGATKRPGDVVVASIHWGPNWGYGIPPEHRRFAHALIEEAGVDVVHGHSSHHPKAIEVYRDRPILYGCGDLINDYEGIGGYEQFRTELALMYFPTLDPRTGRLLRLVMAPLRIRRFRLEHVAEPARAWLRDTMDRECRRYGGRVVPRDDALELEWA; encoded by the coding sequence ATGGGCACGGCCGGCGAGCTCACCCTCTTCCTCTGCGGCGACGTCATGACCGGGCGGGGCGTGGACCAGGTGTTCGCCCGGTCGTGTCCGCCCGACCTCCACGAGCCGTCCGTGCGCTCCGCGCTCGAGTACGTCGCTCTCGCCGAGCGCGCCAACGGCCCGATCCCGCGCCCGGTGGACCACGCGTACGTCTGGGGCGATGCGCTGGCCGTGCTGCGTGACGTCCAGCCCGCCGCCCGGATCATCAACCTCGAGACCGCCGTCACCGGCAACGACGAGCCCGATCCCAAGGGCATCAACTATCGCATGCACCCGGCCAACGTGGGCGTGCTCACGGCGGCCGGCATCGACTGCTGCGTGCTCGCCAACAACCACGTGCTCGACTGGGGGGAGGCCGGGCTGCTGGAGACGCTCGACGTGCTGGCCGCGGCCGGCATTGCTGTGGCCGGCGCCGGTCGCGACGCCGCGGCCGCCAGCGCACCCGCGCTGCTCGACGCGCCCGGCGGCGCACGCATCCTCGTGCTGGGCCTCGGCGCCGCCGACAGCGGCATCCCCTGGCGCTGGGCGGCGCGCCCCAGCGAGCCCGGCGTGCACCTGCTGCGCGACTACTCGGACCGGGAGGTCGAACGCATCGCGAACGTGATCGGGGCGACGAAGCGGCCGGGCGACGTCGTCGTCGCCTCGATCCACTGGGGCCCGAACTGGGGCTACGGCATCCCACCCGAGCACCGCCGCTTCGCGCACGCGCTGATCGAGGAGGCGGGGGTGGACGTCGTGCACGGGCACTCCTCGCACCACCCGAAGGCGATCGAGGTCTACCGCGACCGCCCGATCCTCTACGGCTGCGGCGACCTCATCAACGACTACGAGGGCATCGGCGGCTACGAGCAGTTCCGCACCGAACTCGCCTTGATGTATTTCCCGACACTGGATCCCCGGACCGGCCGGCTGCTCCGCCTCGTGATGGCGCCGCTGCGCATCCGCAGGTTCCGGCTGGAGCACGTGGCAGAGCCGGCCCGCGCCTGGCTGCGCGACACGATGGACCGGGAGTGCCGGCGCTACGGCGGCCGCGTCGTGCCGCGGGACGACGCGCTGGAGCTGGAGTGGGCGTGA
- a CDS encoding S9 family peptidase, translating to MAARVRTLWFFALGVAPALLGRPAAAQNGPAVPAQATATHRPEYGPGAANYQLAARWAPYKIDKLIYSTTVEPRWIKGTERFWYEWRTSAGTFYYIVDPVRGTKRQIFDNDRIAAELTRITRDPWDGQHLPIRNIRFVDANTLRFEVQSSQDEEVEERQDTIQTEQRVLTRASQPRPRTRKKVFHFEYDVNTQTLRQLEDHEEPDSHPQWASVSPDGRTVVFARRHNLYMMSGDDYHKILDARKGKQGEEAEKAEEAVQVQEIQLTDDGEEHYSYAVGQRGQTDAQREKNRDKRMRAPIVWSKDSRRFALVRSDQRKVGDLWVIHSVGNKRPELETYKYDMPGEENVTQQELLVYDLETRTMVRVEADAWKDQSLQIATARQFEYPDSDEPRRALWLSDDSDELYFLRLSRDRKRVDLCVADAATGAVRVIIEERLNTYIETRPPELLSNGDILWWSERDGWAHIYRFANDGRLKNQVTRGPFSVRSIEGVDEENGVIYFVATGREPGEDPYYQHLYRVNLDGSGLQLLNPGNYDHTVRLSESNRYFVDNFSRVNTVPAAVLRDRNGRQVLELETADFSRLEEAGWQMPEPFTVKAADGVTDLYGVMYKPFDFDPNRKYPIIVYVYPGPQTEAVSKSFSTNRFETALAQFGFIVITVGNRGGHPARSKWYHNYGYGNLRDYGLADKKAAIEQLAARHPFIDIERVGIYGHSGGGFMTTAAMLVYPDFFKVGVASSGNHENNIYNRWWSETHHGVKEVVDAEGNVRFEYDIAKNSELARNLKGRLLLVTGDVDNNVHPANTLRMAEALIRANKRFDFFIFPGQRHGFGDMSDYWFWLRAEYFVKHLLGDDRWSADIIELQVEQEKKTT from the coding sequence ATCGCCGCACGGGTCCGGACGCTCTGGTTCTTCGCTCTCGGCGTTGCCCCAGCATTGCTGGGGCGCCCTGCCGCTGCACAGAACGGGCCGGCCGTGCCGGCACAGGCAACCGCGACCCATCGGCCCGAGTACGGCCCCGGCGCAGCCAACTACCAGCTCGCGGCGCGCTGGGCGCCCTACAAGATCGACAAGCTGATCTACAGCACGACCGTCGAGCCGCGCTGGATCAAGGGCACGGAGCGCTTCTGGTACGAGTGGCGGACCTCGGCAGGCACGTTCTACTACATCGTGGACCCGGTCCGCGGCACCAAGCGCCAGATCTTCGACAACGACCGCATCGCCGCCGAACTCACGCGCATCACCCGCGACCCGTGGGACGGCCAGCACCTCCCGATCCGCAACATCCGCTTCGTCGACGCCAACACGCTGCGGTTCGAGGTCCAGTCGTCCCAGGACGAAGAGGTCGAGGAGCGGCAGGACACGATCCAGACCGAGCAGCGGGTCCTCACACGCGCCAGCCAGCCGCGGCCCCGCACGCGCAAGAAGGTGTTCCACTTCGAATACGACGTGAACACCCAGACCCTGCGCCAGCTCGAGGACCACGAGGAGCCGGACTCGCACCCGCAGTGGGCCAGCGTCTCGCCGGACGGGCGCACCGTCGTCTTCGCGCGCCGTCACAACCTCTACATGATGTCCGGCGACGACTACCACAAGATCCTGGACGCACGCAAGGGCAAGCAGGGAGAGGAGGCGGAGAAGGCGGAGGAGGCCGTCCAGGTGCAGGAGATCCAGCTCACCGACGACGGCGAGGAGCACTACAGCTACGCGGTCGGCCAGCGCGGCCAGACGGATGCGCAGCGTGAGAAGAACAGGGACAAGCGCATGCGCGCCCCGATCGTCTGGTCCAAGGACTCCCGCCGCTTCGCCCTCGTCCGCTCCGACCAGCGCAAGGTCGGCGACCTGTGGGTCATCCATTCAGTGGGCAACAAGCGGCCCGAGCTGGAGACCTACAAGTACGACATGCCGGGCGAGGAGAACGTGACGCAGCAGGAGCTGCTGGTCTACGACCTCGAGACCCGGACTATGGTCAGGGTCGAGGCGGACGCGTGGAAGGACCAGTCGCTCCAGATCGCGACCGCTCGGCAGTTCGAGTACCCGGACTCCGACGAGCCGCGGCGCGCGCTCTGGCTCTCGGACGACTCGGACGAGCTCTACTTCCTGCGCCTCAGCCGGGACCGCAAGCGCGTGGACCTCTGTGTCGCGGACGCGGCCACCGGCGCTGTGCGCGTCATCATCGAGGAGCGGCTGAACACCTACATCGAAACCCGTCCGCCGGAGCTCCTGTCCAACGGCGACATCCTCTGGTGGTCCGAGCGGGATGGCTGGGCCCACATCTACCGCTTCGCGAACGACGGCAGGTTGAAGAACCAGGTCACACGCGGCCCGTTCTCCGTCCGCAGCATCGAGGGCGTGGACGAGGAGAACGGCGTCATCTACTTCGTGGCCACAGGCCGTGAGCCCGGCGAGGATCCCTACTACCAGCACCTGTACCGGGTGAACCTGGACGGCTCGGGGCTCCAGCTCCTGAACCCCGGGAACTACGACCACACCGTCCGCCTGAGCGAGTCGAACCGCTACTTCGTGGACAACTTCTCCCGGGTCAACACCGTGCCGGCCGCGGTGCTGCGCGACCGCAACGGCCGGCAGGTCCTCGAGCTCGAGACGGCCGACTTCTCCCGGCTCGAGGAGGCCGGCTGGCAGATGCCGGAGCCGTTCACGGTCAAGGCCGCGGATGGCGTCACCGACCTGTACGGTGTGATGTACAAGCCGTTCGACTTCGACCCGAACCGCAAGTACCCGATCATCGTCTACGTCTACCCGGGCCCACAGACGGAGGCGGTCTCGAAGTCGTTCAGCACGAACCGGTTCGAGACGGCGCTCGCGCAGTTCGGGTTCATCGTCATCACGGTCGGGAACCGGGGCGGCCATCCGGCCCGGTCGAAGTGGTACCACAACTACGGCTACGGCAACCTCCGGGATTACGGGCTCGCCGACAAGAAGGCGGCGATCGAGCAGCTCGCGGCCCGGCACCCGTTCATCGACATCGAGCGCGTGGGCATCTACGGCCACTCGGGCGGCGGCTTCATGACCACGGCCGCGATGCTGGTCTACCCGGACTTCTTCAAGGTCGGCGTCGCCTCGTCCGGCAACCACGAGAACAACATCTACAACCGCTGGTGGTCCGAGACCCACCACGGCGTGAAGGAGGTCGTGGACGCCGAGGGGAACGTCCGGTTCGAGTACGACATCGCGAAGAACTCGGAGCTGGCCAGGAACCTGAAGGGACGCCTGCTGCTCGTCACGGGCGACGTGGACAACAACGTGCACCCGGCCAACACCCTGCGCATGGCGGAGGCGCTGATCAGGGCGAACAAGCGCTTCGACTTCTTCATCTTCCCCGGCCAGCGCCACGGGTTCGGCGACATGAGCGACTACTGGTTCTGGCTGCGCGCGGAATACTTCGTGAAGCACCTGCTGGGCGACGACCGCTGGAGCGCCGACATCATCGAGCTCCAGGTCGAGCAGGAGAAGAAGACGACGTAG
- a CDS encoding cysteine desulfurase — MDERFRELRATEFARLDAGGHVYLDHTGAALYPESLVREHMQRLCGAVLGNPHSRNPSSRVSTELVQQTRAKVLEFFRADPEEYEVVFTSNATGALKLVGEGYPFGERSSFRLTADNHNSVNGIREYAASRGAEVRYIRIGTDLRVADLEAQLAGADPSVPNLFAYPAQSNFSGVKHPLEWIETARSMGYDVLLDAAAFVPTNPLDLGRVKPDYVTISFYKMFGFPTGVGALIARRTALEKLRRTWFGGGTVRFASAQNLVHILYRNAAAFEDGTLNFLFIPAVRDGLEFLESLGMENIQRYVMALTDLLLRELLALKHPNGASLVRVYGPCTTEGRGGTVAFNLLDPAGTVIDCRLVEQAAAEANISIRTGYFCNPGAAEASFELPEDEARRCYEELAGDTFTLKQFSVCLHHKPVGAVRASLGLSNNEADVHRFIELLRSFAGVSPGVAAA; from the coding sequence ATGGACGAACGGTTCCGCGAGCTCCGTGCGACGGAGTTCGCCCGGCTGGATGCGGGCGGCCATGTGTATTTGGACCACACGGGCGCCGCGCTGTACCCGGAGTCCCTGGTTCGGGAGCACATGCAGCGCCTGTGCGGCGCGGTGCTGGGCAACCCCCACTCGCGGAACCCGTCATCGCGGGTCAGCACGGAGCTGGTGCAGCAGACGCGCGCCAAGGTGCTGGAGTTCTTCCGGGCGGACCCGGAGGAGTACGAGGTCGTCTTCACGAGCAACGCGACGGGGGCGCTGAAGCTGGTGGGGGAGGGCTACCCGTTCGGGGAGCGGTCGAGCTTCCGGCTGACGGCCGACAACCACAACTCGGTGAACGGGATCCGGGAGTACGCGGCGAGCCGCGGCGCCGAGGTGCGCTACATCCGGATCGGCACCGACCTGCGCGTCGCCGACCTGGAGGCGCAGCTCGCCGGCGCGGACCCGAGCGTGCCCAACCTGTTCGCCTACCCCGCCCAGTCCAACTTCTCCGGGGTCAAGCATCCGCTGGAGTGGATCGAGACGGCGCGGAGCATGGGCTACGACGTGCTGCTGGACGCCGCGGCGTTCGTGCCCACGAACCCGCTGGACCTCGGGCGGGTGAAGCCGGACTACGTCACCATCTCGTTCTACAAGATGTTCGGCTTCCCCACCGGGGTCGGCGCGCTGATCGCCCGCCGCACCGCGCTCGAGAAGCTCCGGCGGACCTGGTTCGGCGGCGGGACGGTGCGGTTCGCGTCCGCGCAGAACCTGGTCCACATCCTGTACCGGAACGCCGCCGCGTTCGAGGACGGGACCCTCAACTTCCTGTTCATCCCCGCGGTGCGGGACGGCCTGGAGTTCCTCGAGTCGCTGGGCATGGAGAACATCCAAAGGTACGTAATGGCGCTGACCGACCTGCTGCTCCGGGAGCTCCTGGCTCTGAAGCACCCCAACGGCGCGTCGCTGGTGCGGGTCTACGGCCCGTGCACGACGGAGGGGCGGGGCGGCACCGTCGCGTTCAACCTGCTCGATCCGGCCGGCACGGTCATCGACTGCCGGCTCGTCGAGCAAGCCGCGGCCGAGGCCAACATCTCGATCCGCACGGGCTACTTCTGCAATCCGGGCGCGGCCGAGGCGTCGTTCGAGCTGCCGGAAGACGAGGCGCGCCGCTGCTACGAGGAGCTGGCGGGGGACACGTTCACGCTGAAGCAGTTCTCGGTCTGCCTGCACCACAAGCCCGTCGGCGCGGTGCGCGCCTCTCTCGGCCTCTCCAACAACGAGGCCGACGTCCACCGGTTCATCGAGCTCCTCCGCAGCTTCGCGGGCGTGAGTCCGGGCGTGGCGGCCGCCTGA